One Cucumis sativus cultivar 9930 chromosome 1, Cucumber_9930_V3, whole genome shotgun sequence DNA segment encodes these proteins:
- the LOC101212653 gene encoding proline-rich protein PRCC, protein MDSLLANYASDDDEEEHHQQPPPHPPSSISNPPRSEFSETSTFRSSSFSSSLPPPKSSSLFQSLPHPKQSSKPSLPAGFFDGGKNEDLEEEDSSSVSKFGAASIKPSSLFSSLPRPKGNPTNSSTSGSSSRFDGDGDSDGNLTKSVSMFSSLPQPNSQKLQEPKSNPSSSLSQPKRVVLFKPPVNSSLMKLGEEDDDDDDEEEEEIRRRKASQSSFQTPSVTSFLSSIPAPKNSATLGVASSLGSGRRSIIETEVSSSDGFNVVNDSGSTQNIDHSTEHYDSFVNYSSGVEQNVANHRESYENAATYNFGTEQNAWNHASYDSYGNYHYSVDQNVAGEPQSASTASNAGDHGGYESYGNYGDHMQYGSEASGQPTIGDTENAVRIPEKRRRNEVPLEIVEVKQDELIKNRPRQDQVKLTGIAFGPSYQPASAKGKPSKLHKRKHQITSLYYDMKQKETELAERRARGLLTKAETQGKYGW, encoded by the exons ATGGACTCTCTATTAGCCAACTACGCCTCCGACGACGACGAAGAAGAGCATCACCAACAACCGCCGCCGCACCCACCGTCGTCTATTAGCAACCCCCCGAGATCCGAGTTTTCAGAAACTTCCACCTTCAGAAGCTCATCTTTCTCCTCGTCTCTTCCCCCGCCTAAATCCTCCTCCCTCTTCCAATCCCTACCCCATCCCAAACAATCATCCAAGCCTTCTCTGCCCGCTGGTTTCTTCGACGGTGGTAAGAACGAAGacctagaagaagaagattccTCCTCTGTGTCGAAATTTGGTGCCGCTTCAATTAAACCTTCCTCTCTATTCTCTTCCCTTCCACGGCCCAAGGGGAACCCTACGAACTCTTCGACTTCCGGTTCAAGTTCTCGATTTGATGGTGATGGTGATAGTGACGGGAATCTCACGAAATCAGTGTCTATGTTTTCTTCCCTTCCACAACCTAACTCACAGAAATTGCAGGAGCCTAAATCGAATCCTTCTTCCTCGTTGTCCCAGCCGAAAAGGGTCGTCCTATTTAAGCCCCCCGTTAACTCTTCTTTGATGAAATTGGGTGAAGAGGACGACGacgatgatgatgaagaagaagaagaaataaggCGCCGGAAGGCATCCCAGTCGTCGTTCCAAACCCCTTCTGTGACGTCGTTCTTGTCAAGCATTCCAGCGCCGAAGAACTCGGCAACGTTGGGAGTTGCTTCGAGCTTAGGTTCAGGGCGGAGGTCGATTATCGAAACGGAGGTTTCGTCTTCTGATGGTTTTAACGTAGTGAATGATTCGGGCAGCACTCAAAATATTGATCACAGTACCGAACACTACGAtagttttgtaaattacaGTTCAGGTGTTGAGCAGAACGTTGCTAATCATAGGGAGAGCTATGAGAATGCTGCAACCTACAATTTCGGTACAGAACAGAATGCATGGAATCACGCAAGCTATGATAGTTATGGGAATTACCATTACAGCGTCGATCAAAATGTTGCTGGTGAACCACAGTCCGCCTCTACTGCAAGTAATGCTGGTGACCATGGAGGCTATGAGAGTTATGGTAACTATGGTGATCACATGCAATACGGTAGTGAAGCTTCCGGCCAGCCCACAATTGGGGACACTGAAAATGCTGTTAGAATACctgagaagagaagaagaaatgaagttCCATTAGAAATAGTTGAGGTGAAGCAGGATGAATTGATTAAGAATCGGCCGAGGCAGGACCAGGTCAAGTTAACTGGAATCGCTTTTGGTCCTTCTTACCAG CCTGCCTCAGCAAAGGGGAAGCCTTCAAAGTTGCACAAGAGAAAGCACCAAATTACTTCGTTGTATTATGATATGAAGCAGAAAGAGACAGAACTAGCAGAGAGGCGTGCTAGAGGTCTACTAACAAAGGCTGAAACACAAGGAAAGTATGGCTGGTGA